The following are from one region of the Mesorhizobium sp. B2-8-5 genome:
- a CDS encoding beta strand repeat-containing protein → MATTTVSGSTVTFSNSGAAADLTQSGTEDGSLQFTFDVLAASGGGTKTTIYSVDDGTKNDDGGASITVTNKAFADYNKDLLIQDQAGIQFAETSANGAKFWIGSDNKIHYDATAVAPLINALGAGEHFTDTIQYTIKMSNGTLSVGTLSVVINGVNDAAVITGTSTAELTETDAAQNTGGKLDATDVDSSAAFVTQTDADGSNGYGKFSIAADGTWTYAMNNAHNEFVGGQDYTDSITVATADGTSKVLTVTIHGTNDAAVITGTSTAELTETDAAQNTGGKLDATDVDSSAAFVTQTDADGSNGYGKFSIAADGTWTYAMNNAHNEFVGGQDYTDSITVATADGTSKVLTVTIHGTNDAAVITGTSTAELTETDAAQNTGGKLDATDVDSSAAFVTQTNADGSNGYGKFSIAADGTWTYAMNNAHNEFVGGQDYTDSITVATADGTSKVLTVTIHGTNDAAVITGTSTAELTETDAAQNTGGKLDATDVDSSAAFVTQTNADGSNGYGKFSIAADGTWTYAMNNAHNEFVGGQDYTDSITVATADGTSKVLTVTIHGTNDAAVITGTSTAELTETDAAQNTGGKLDATDVDSSAAFVTQTDADGSNGYGKFSIAADGTWTYAMNNAHNEFVGGQDYTDSITVATADGTSKVLTVTIHGTNDAAVITGTSTAELTETDAAQNTGGKLDATDVDSSAAFVTQTNADGSNGYGKFSIAADGTWTYAMNNAHNEFVGGQDYTDSITVATADGTSKVLTVTIHGTNDAAVITGTSTAELTETDAAQNTGGKLDATDVDSSAAFVTQTNADGSNGYGKFSIAADGTWTYAMNNAHNEFVGGQDYTDSITVATADGTSKVLTVTIHGTNDAAVITGTSTAELTETDAAQNTGGKLDATDVDSSAAFVTQTNADGSNGYGKFSIAADGTWTYAMNNAHNEFVGGQDYTDSITVATADGTSKVLTVTIHGTNDAAVITGTSTAELTETDAAQNTGGKLDATDVDSSAAFVTQTDADGSNGYGKFSIAADGTWTYAMNNAHNEFVGGQDYTDSITVATADGTSKVLTVTIHGTNDAAVITGTSTAELTETDAAQNTGGKLDATDVDSSAAFVTQTDADGSNGYGKFSIAADGTWTYAMNNAHNEFVGGQDYTDSITVATADGTSKVLTVTIHGTNDAAVITGMSTAELTETDAAQNTGGKLDATDVDSSAAFVTQTNADGSNGYGKFSIAADGTWTYAMNNAHNEFVGGQDYTDSITVATADGTSKVLTVTIHGTNDAAVITGMSSGSVTEDAVLTVNGALTVNDPDAGQNSFQVHNGSNPVAGTYGSLTIDAGGNWVYTLNNAAANVQALTSADHPHDQIHVLSADGTDHVIDITVNGANEPVTNHAPSAPVFVPSSAPIADGNAIDLGHFFSVDPDAGDSVQYSALFTLGSGNLNSIGVDSNSGELTASVPPGQVVSGTLTVTATDNHAASSSSQTFNVWIGNGSSSGNDGIVLSSTNPNIADGRAGADGLTGSSGVDYIFGGSGNDTIKGLGGADWLSGGAGDDHFRFEAVSDSTHAAFDTILDFQHGTGSTGHDFIDFASTLGLTTTGTVSGGNLAAHTVAWQSDGSGNMIVYANTGSSIESVTGGAHIIEIHLMGVSTLTANDFTLSV, encoded by the coding sequence ATGGCGACCACAACAGTTTCGGGCTCGACCGTCACGTTTTCGAATTCGGGCGCGGCAGCCGATCTGACTCAATCCGGCACAGAGGACGGCAGCCTTCAGTTCACGTTCGACGTGCTTGCGGCAAGCGGTGGCGGGACCAAGACGACGATCTATTCGGTGGATGACGGCACCAAGAACGACGACGGAGGGGCCAGCATCACAGTCACCAACAAGGCCTTCGCCGATTATAACAAGGATCTCCTGATACAGGATCAAGCGGGAATTCAATTCGCCGAAACCAGCGCAAATGGCGCGAAATTCTGGATCGGAAGTGACAACAAGATTCATTACGACGCGACCGCTGTAGCCCCCCTGATCAACGCGCTCGGTGCTGGAGAGCACTTTACGGACACGATCCAATACACGATCAAGATGTCGAACGGCACGCTCAGCGTGGGTACGCTGTCGGTGGTGATCAATGGTGTGAACGACGCGGCGGTGATCACCGGCACGAGCACGGCGGAGCTGACCGAGACCGACGCGGCGCAGAACACCGGCGGCAAGCTCGACGCCACCGACGTGGACAGCTCGGCCGCCTTCGTGACGCAGACCGATGCCGACGGCAGCAACGGCTACGGCAAGTTCTCGATCGCGGCCGACGGCACCTGGACCTACGCCATGAACAACGCCCACAACGAGTTCGTGGGCGGCCAGGACTATACCGACAGCATCACGGTGGCCACCGCGGACGGCACCAGCAAGGTGCTCACCGTCACCATCCACGGCACCAACGACGCGGCGGTGATCACCGGCACGAGCACGGCGGAGCTGACCGAGACCGACGCGGCGCAGAACACCGGCGGCAAGCTCGACGCCACCGACGTGGACAGCTCGGCCGCCTTCGTGACGCAGACCGATGCCGACGGCAGCAACGGCTACGGCAAGTTCTCGATCGCGGCCGACGGCACCTGGACCTACGCCATGAACAACGCCCACAACGAGTTCGTGGGCGGCCAGGACTATACCGACAGCATCACGGTGGCCACCGCGGACGGCACCAGCAAGGTGCTCACCGTCACCATCCACGGCACCAACGACGCGGCGGTGATCACCGGCACGAGCACGGCGGAGCTGACCGAGACCGACGCGGCGCAGAACACCGGCGGCAAGCTCGACGCCACCGACGTGGACAGCTCGGCCGCCTTCGTGACGCAGACCAATGCCGACGGCAGCAACGGCTACGGCAAGTTCTCGATCGCGGCCGACGGCACCTGGACCTACGCCATGAACAACGCCCACAACGAGTTCGTGGGCGGCCAGGACTATACCGACAGCATCACGGTGGCCACCGCGGACGGCACCAGCAAGGTGCTCACCGTCACCATCCACGGCACCAACGACGCGGCGGTGATCACCGGCACGAGCACGGCGGAGCTGACCGAGACCGACGCGGCGCAGAACACCGGCGGCAAGCTCGACGCCACCGACGTGGACAGCTCGGCCGCCTTCGTGACGCAGACCAATGCCGACGGCAGCAACGGCTACGGCAAGTTCTCGATCGCGGCCGACGGCACCTGGACCTACGCCATGAACAACGCCCACAACGAGTTCGTGGGCGGCCAGGACTATACCGACAGCATCACGGTGGCCACCGCGGACGGCACCAGCAAGGTGCTCACCGTCACCATCCACGGCACCAACGACGCGGCGGTGATCACCGGCACGAGCACGGCGGAGCTGACCGAGACCGACGCGGCGCAGAACACCGGCGGCAAGCTCGACGCCACCGACGTGGACAGCTCGGCCGCCTTCGTGACGCAGACCGATGCCGACGGCAGCAACGGCTACGGCAAGTTCTCGATCGCGGCCGACGGCACCTGGACCTACGCCATGAACAACGCCCACAACGAGTTCGTGGGCGGCCAGGACTATACCGACAGCATCACGGTGGCCACCGCGGACGGCACCAGCAAGGTGCTCACCGTCACCATCCACGGCACCAACGACGCGGCGGTGATCACCGGCACGAGCACGGCGGAGCTGACCGAGACCGACGCGGCGCAGAACACCGGCGGCAAGCTCGACGCCACCGACGTGGACAGCTCGGCCGCCTTCGTGACGCAGACCAATGCCGACGGCAGCAACGGCTACGGCAAGTTCTCGATCGCGGCCGACGGCACCTGGACCTACGCCATGAACAACGCCCACAACGAGTTCGTGGGCGGCCAGGACTATACCGACAGCATCACGGTGGCCACCGCGGACGGCACCAGCAAGGTGCTCACCGTCACCATCCACGGCACCAACGACGCGGCGGTGATCACCGGCACGAGCACGGCGGAGCTGACCGAGACCGACGCGGCGCAGAACACCGGCGGCAAGCTCGACGCCACCGACGTGGACAGCTCGGCCGCCTTCGTGACGCAGACCAATGCCGACGGCAGCAACGGCTACGGCAAGTTCTCGATCGCGGCCGACGGCACCTGGACCTACGCCATGAACAACGCCCACAACGAGTTCGTGGGCGGCCAGGACTATACCGACAGCATCACGGTGGCCACCGCGGACGGCACCAGCAAGGTGCTCACCGTCACCATCCACGGCACCAACGACGCGGCGGTGATCACCGGCACGAGCACGGCGGAGCTGACCGAGACCGACGCGGCGCAGAACACCGGCGGCAAGCTCGACGCCACCGACGTGGACAGCTCGGCCGCCTTCGTGACGCAGACCAATGCCGACGGCAGCAACGGCTACGGCAAGTTCTCGATCGCGGCCGACGGCACCTGGACCTACGCCATGAACAACGCCCACAACGAGTTCGTGGGCGGCCAGGACTATACCGACAGCATCACGGTGGCCACCGCGGACGGCACCAGCAAGGTGCTCACCGTCACCATCCACGGCACCAACGACGCGGCGGTGATCACCGGCACGAGCACGGCGGAGCTGACCGAGACCGACGCGGCGCAGAACACCGGCGGCAAGCTCGACGCCACCGACGTGGACAGCTCGGCCGCCTTCGTGACGCAGACCGATGCCGACGGCAGCAACGGCTACGGCAAGTTCTCGATCGCGGCCGACGGCACCTGGACCTACGCCATGAACAACGCCCACAACGAGTTCGTGGGCGGCCAGGACTATACCGACAGCATCACGGTGGCCACCGCGGACGGCACCAGCAAGGTGCTCACCGTCACCATCCACGGCACCAACGACGCGGCGGTGATCACCGGCACGAGCACGGCGGAGCTGACCGAGACCGACGCGGCGCAGAACACCGGCGGCAAGCTCGACGCCACCGACGTGGACAGCTCGGCCGCCTTCGTGACGCAGACCGATGCCGACGGCAGCAACGGCTACGGCAAGTTCTCGATCGCGGCCGACGGCACCTGGACCTACGCCATGAACAACGCCCACAACGAGTTCGTGGGCGGCCAGGACTATACCGACAGCATCACGGTGGCCACCGCGGACGGCACCAGCAAGGTGCTCACCGTCACCATCCACGGCACCAACGACGCGGCGGTGATCACCGGCATGAGCACGGCGGAGCTGACCGAGACCGACGCGGCGCAGAACACCGGCGGCAAGCTCGACGCCACCGACGTGGACAGCTCGGCCGCCTTCGTGACGCAGACCAATGCCGACGGCAGCAACGGCTACGGCAAGTTCTCGATCGCGGCCGACGGCACCTGGACCTACGCCATGAACAACGCCCACAACGAGTTCGTGGGCGGCCAGGACTATACCGACAGCATCACGGTGGCCACCGCGGACGGCACCAGCAAGGTGCTCACCGTCACCATCCACGGCACCAACGACGCGGCGGTGATCACCGGCATGAGCAGCGGTTCCGTGACCGAGGATGCCGTGCTGACCGTAAACGGCGCTCTGACCGTCAACGACCCCGACGCAGGCCAGAACTCGTTCCAGGTGCACAATGGCAGCAATCCGGTTGCCGGTACGTATGGCTCGCTGACCATCGATGCCGGTGGAAACTGGGTCTACACGCTCAACAATGCCGCGGCCAATGTCCAGGCCCTGACCTCTGCCGACCATCCGCACGACCAGATCCATGTATTGTCGGCCGATGGCACGGACCATGTCATCGACATCACGGTGAACGGTGCCAACGAGCCCGTGACCAACCATGCGCCGAGCGCCCCGGTATTCGTCCCGAGTTCGGCTCCGATCGCCGACGGGAATGCTATCGATTTGGGCCACTTCTTCTCCGTGGATCCCGATGCAGGCGATAGCGTGCAATATTCCGCTCTATTCACGCTCGGATCTGGCAACCTGAATTCGATCGGTGTCGACTCGAATTCCGGCGAACTGACGGCGAGTGTGCCCCCCGGACAAGTCGTCTCCGGCACGCTCACCGTCACTGCGACCGACAATCATGCTGCTTCTTCGTCGTCGCAAACCTTCAATGTCTGGATCGGCAACGGCAGCAGCAGCGGCAATGACGGGATCGTTCTCAGCAGCACGAACCCCAACATCGCGGACGGTCGAGCTGGCGCCGACGGACTGACAGGCTCCAGCGGTGTCGACTATATCTTCGGCGGAAGCGGCAACGATACGATCAAGGGCCTTGGCGGGGCAGACTGGTTGAGCGGCGGAGCCGGGGACGATCATTTCCGGTTCGAGGCGGTGAGCGATTCAACCCATGCGGCCTTCGACACCATTCTCGATTTCCAGCACGGGACGGGCTCAACGGGTCACGACTTCATCGACTTTGCGAGCACCCTTGGCCTGACCACAACCGGCACGGTCTCGGGTGGAAATCTGGCCGCTCATACCGTTGCCTGGCAGAGCGACGGGAGTGGCAACATGATCGTCTATGCCAATACCGGAAGCTCGATCGAGAGCGTGACGGGTGGAGCCCACATCATCGAAATCCATCTGATGGGGGTCTCCACGCTCACTGCCAACGACTTCACCCTGAGCGTCTGA
- a CDS encoding type I secretion system permease/ATPase, whose protein sequence is MQDHSALKLALSRCRGGFAAVAGFSFFINLLVLSTSIYMLQVYDRVLTGRSVETLVYLTLITTAALAAMGALEFFRSRLLVQLGTWIDRVLSPQVLGRGLENALRGSSYRTEALRDLATLRGYLGGGGIMALFDAPWMPLYLGFIFLLHPLLGLLALGGAIILFGLALANNALTANTLKQANAASARAYQAADAGFRNAEVIDGMGMGGVLARRWDAANASVLALQTTASDWAGLINAFTKPFRMFLQVAVLGLGAWLSLRHEVSPGAMIAASIIMSRALAPVEQAIATWKQTTAAREAWRRLDRLFEAPSLRPPGMELPRPQGRLSVEAVAYTPAGAKEPALRNLSFAVPPGQVLAVIGPSAAGKSTLARLIVGMLSPQQGRVRLDGVDVFSWNRTDFGSYVGYLPQDVELFPGTIRENIARMEQGDPAEIVAAAQMAGVHEMILRLPNGYDTEIGEQGSVLSGGQRQRIGLARALYRRPALVVLDEPNSNLDAVGEEALNQAIAAMKEAGSTVVIVAHRPSLMVNVDCVLVLNDGQPQMFGPRDGVLAQLRRLEQQSAPPQVRVVSSERTGS, encoded by the coding sequence ATGCAGGACCATTCTGCGCTCAAGCTTGCTCTCTCCCGTTGCCGCGGCGGTTTCGCCGCGGTGGCGGGGTTCAGCTTCTTCATCAACCTGCTCGTACTCTCGACCTCGATCTATATGCTGCAGGTCTATGATCGCGTGCTGACGGGACGCAGCGTGGAAACGCTCGTCTATCTGACGCTGATTACGACGGCGGCGCTGGCTGCAATGGGCGCGCTCGAATTCTTCCGCTCCCGGCTGCTGGTGCAGCTCGGCACCTGGATCGACCGCGTGCTGTCGCCGCAGGTACTGGGCCGCGGGCTTGAGAACGCGTTGCGCGGCTCATCTTACCGCACCGAGGCGCTGCGCGACCTCGCCACGCTGCGCGGCTATCTTGGCGGCGGCGGCATCATGGCGCTGTTCGACGCGCCATGGATGCCGCTCTATCTCGGCTTCATCTTCCTGCTGCATCCCCTGCTCGGACTTCTGGCGCTGGGCGGCGCGATCATCCTGTTCGGCCTCGCCCTTGCCAACAACGCACTGACGGCCAACACGCTCAAACAGGCCAACGCCGCTTCCGCGCGCGCCTACCAGGCGGCGGATGCCGGTTTCCGCAATGCCGAAGTCATCGACGGGATGGGCATGGGCGGGGTGCTCGCCCGGCGTTGGGACGCGGCCAATGCGTCCGTGCTCGCGCTGCAGACGACCGCCAGCGACTGGGCCGGCCTGATCAATGCCTTCACCAAGCCGTTCCGGATGTTCCTGCAGGTCGCGGTGCTGGGGCTCGGCGCCTGGCTGTCGCTGCGCCATGAAGTCTCGCCCGGCGCCATGATCGCGGCCTCGATCATCATGTCGCGCGCGCTCGCGCCGGTCGAGCAGGCTATCGCAACCTGGAAACAGACGACCGCCGCTCGCGAGGCCTGGCGTCGCCTGGACCGGCTGTTCGAGGCTCCGTCGCTGCGCCCCCCGGGGATGGAATTGCCGCGTCCGCAGGGGCGGCTTTCGGTCGAGGCTGTCGCTTACACGCCAGCCGGCGCCAAGGAGCCCGCGCTCAGGAATCTCTCCTTCGCCGTGCCGCCGGGCCAGGTGCTTGCTGTGATTGGCCCGTCTGCGGCCGGCAAGTCGACGCTTGCCCGCCTGATCGTCGGCATGCTGTCGCCGCAGCAAGGCCGGGTTCGGCTCGACGGTGTCGACGTGTTTTCCTGGAACCGAACCGACTTCGGCTCTTATGTCGGCTACCTCCCTCAGGACGTCGAACTCTTTCCCGGCACCATCCGCGAGAACATCGCCCGCATGGAACAAGGCGATCCGGCCGAGATCGTGGCCGCCGCCCAGATGGCCGGCGTGCATGAGATGATCCTCAGGCTCCCGAACGGCTATGATACCGAGATCGGCGAACAGGGTTCGGTGCTCTCCGGTGGGCAGCGCCAGCGCATTGGCCTTGCCAGGGCGCTCTACCGCCGTCCGGCGCTGGTGGTGCTGGACGAGCCGAACTCCAATCTCGATGCCGTCGGCGAGGAAGCGCTGAACCAGGCGATTGCCGCGATGAAGGAGGCAGGTTCGACCGTGGTGATTGTCGCCCACCGCCCGTCGCTGATGGTGAACGTCGATTGCGTCCTGGTGCTGAACGATGGCCAGCCGCAAATGTTCGGCCCGCGCGATGGCGTGCTTGCGCAACTGCGCCGCCTAGAGCAGCAGTCCGCCCCGCCGCAGGTTCGGGTCGTCAGTTCCGAAAGGACCGGGTCGTGA
- a CDS encoding DUF6502 family protein gives MSKSAEQYLDAAGVQSALNRVLRPLVRLAIKCGVTFPTFVDLLRQIYVNVAEHEFTLPDKQQTDSRVSLLTGVHRKEVSRLRGAGAPVRVIPESVSRTSAIVARWLADPLFTDAKGAPLPLPRMAEAGEASFAGLVESVTRDLRPRAVLDDWLDRKLVEIDEEDRIVLMEAAMAPRDDGEVRLYYFARNLQDHAAAAVANILADKPPFIERAVHYDGLSEDLARSLEAYSRKVAMETLIQLNKHANQAVKSDPGGTSRWNCGVYILTSDGASFAGEESSKPAGGDA, from the coding sequence ATGAGCAAATCGGCGGAACAATATCTGGATGCCGCGGGCGTCCAGAGCGCGTTGAACCGGGTGCTTCGCCCGTTGGTGCGATTGGCGATCAAATGCGGGGTGACGTTTCCCACCTTCGTCGACCTGCTGCGGCAGATCTACGTCAACGTGGCGGAGCATGAATTCACGCTGCCCGATAAGCAGCAGACGGACAGCAGGGTAAGCCTGTTGACGGGTGTCCATCGCAAGGAGGTCAGCCGTCTGCGAGGCGCCGGCGCCCCTGTCAGGGTGATACCCGAATCCGTTTCGAGGACGAGCGCGATTGTCGCGCGCTGGCTTGCGGATCCGTTGTTCACCGATGCCAAGGGCGCGCCATTGCCCTTGCCGCGAATGGCCGAGGCCGGAGAGGCGTCGTTCGCGGGCCTTGTGGAGTCGGTGACGCGGGATTTGCGGCCGAGAGCGGTTCTGGACGACTGGCTCGATCGAAAGCTGGTGGAGATCGACGAGGAGGACCGCATCGTCCTGATGGAGGCGGCTATGGCGCCGCGCGACGACGGCGAGGTCAGACTCTATTACTTTGCCCGCAACCTTCAGGATCATGCCGCCGCCGCCGTCGCGAACATTCTGGCGGACAAACCGCCTTTCATCGAGCGGGCCGTCCACTATGACGGGCTCTCGGAAGACCTTGCCAGGTCGCTCGAAGCCTACAGCCGCAAGGTCGCGATGGAGACACTTATCCAGCTCAACAAGCATGCGAACCAGGCGGTGAAAAGCGATCCCGGCGGGACAAGCCGTTGGAATTGCGGCGTCTACATCCTCACCTCCGACGGGGCATCGTTTGCCGGCGAAGAATCCTCCAAGCCTGCCGGCGGAGACGCTTGA
- a CDS encoding HlyD family type I secretion periplasmic adaptor subunit codes for MTEAALSLKMPPPPPAWPAVSAHVFGGLTVIGLLFGGFGLWAATAPLTSAAVASGVVKVDSNRKTIQHLEGGIIREILVREGDLVKQGQILVRLDGLDAESDRDAVRGELDSALAGEARLIAQRDGLKTIPFSADLSARQSDPTVAEAMAGQERIFQDQAKVQASEVEVWQQRIAQYHAQMSALAARVAAFEIQLPSLREELADARTLLKKGYGVKSRVLQLERQVIAAQGEADSNRGNIESLRQQIAEADAQIDNGRLSYVKKAAEDLRDVQTKRSELEKALQKTDARAARRDVVAPEDGAVMNLRYFTPGGVVPPGGIILDLVPDQDKMVLDVKIQPLDIDVVRPGLPATVRLVAYKQRTTPTVKGALTRVSADAEIDERSGATFFRGTVEVSADELKNLPQVKLYPGMPVDVSVVTGKRTLLEYLFQPVADSFAHAFKEE; via the coding sequence GTGACGGAAGCCGCGCTGTCGCTGAAAATGCCGCCGCCACCGCCCGCCTGGCCGGCGGTAAGCGCCCATGTCTTCGGCGGCCTGACCGTCATCGGCCTGCTGTTCGGTGGCTTCGGCCTCTGGGCAGCCACCGCGCCGCTGACGAGCGCGGCGGTCGCGTCCGGGGTGGTGAAGGTCGACAGCAACCGCAAGACCATACAGCACCTGGAAGGCGGCATCATCCGGGAAATCCTGGTCCGGGAGGGAGACCTGGTCAAGCAGGGTCAGATACTGGTCCGCCTCGACGGGCTCGACGCGGAATCCGACCGCGACGCCGTGCGCGGCGAACTCGATTCCGCGCTCGCCGGCGAAGCCCGCCTGATCGCGCAGCGCGACGGCCTGAAGACAATTCCTTTTTCTGCGGACCTGTCGGCGCGGCAAAGCGACCCTACCGTCGCCGAGGCCATGGCCGGGCAGGAGCGCATCTTCCAGGACCAGGCCAAGGTTCAGGCGTCGGAGGTCGAGGTCTGGCAGCAGCGGATCGCCCAATACCATGCCCAGATGTCGGCGCTCGCTGCGAGAGTTGCGGCCTTCGAGATCCAGTTGCCGTCTCTGCGGGAAGAGCTGGCGGACGCCCGCACACTTCTCAAGAAAGGCTATGGGGTGAAGTCCCGCGTGCTCCAGCTCGAACGGCAGGTCATTGCCGCGCAGGGGGAGGCTGACTCGAACCGTGGCAATATAGAAAGCTTGCGGCAGCAGATCGCCGAGGCGGACGCGCAGATCGACAATGGCCGGCTCTCCTATGTCAAGAAGGCCGCCGAGGACCTTCGTGACGTCCAGACCAAACGTTCCGAGCTCGAAAAGGCGCTTCAGAAGACCGACGCGCGCGCGGCGCGCCGGGATGTCGTTGCGCCGGAAGATGGGGCGGTAATGAACCTTCGGTATTTCACGCCGGGCGGCGTTGTGCCCCCCGGCGGGATTATTCTCGATCTGGTTCCCGACCAGGACAAGATGGTGCTGGACGTCAAGATTCAGCCGCTGGATATCGATGTCGTTCGCCCCGGTTTGCCGGCGACGGTGCGGCTCGTCGCCTACAAGCAGAGAACCACGCCCACGGTGAAGGGCGCCCTTACCCGGGTTTCGGCCGACGCCGAGATCGACGAGCGCAGCGGCGCGACGTTTTTCAGGGGGACGGTCGAGGTGAGTGCCGATGAGCTGAAGAACCTCCCACAAGTGAAGCTATATCCGGGAATGCCGGTGGACGTCTCCGTTGTCACCGGCAAGCGAACCCTGCTCGAATATCTCTTTCAGCCGGTCGCCGACAGTTTCGCTCACGCCTTCAAGGAGGAATGA
- a CDS encoding ANTAR domain-containing response regulator, giving the protein MSAGSLTILVIDENRIRASIIEAGLRDAGHRHVTVIHDVAGIARRIAEIEPDVIVIDLENPNRDMLENMFQLSRAVKRPIAMFVDRSDQASIEAAVDAGVSAYVVDGLKKERIKPILDMAISRFNAFSRMARELEEARSELENRKVIDRAKGILMKSRGLSEEAAYALLRKTAMNQNRKISDIAQSLVTAAGLLGPLEGE; this is encoded by the coding sequence ATGTCCGCCGGTTCGTTGACCATCCTTGTTATCGACGAGAACCGCATCCGCGCCTCGATCATCGAGGCCGGATTGCGGGATGCCGGCCATCGGCATGTGACGGTGATCCATGATGTGGCCGGCATAGCCCGGCGCATCGCCGAGATCGAGCCGGACGTCATCGTCATCGACCTCGAAAACCCCAACCGCGACATGCTGGAGAACATGTTCCAGCTTTCGCGCGCGGTGAAGCGGCCGATCGCCATGTTCGTCGACCGCTCGGATCAGGCTTCGATCGAGGCGGCCGTCGACGCCGGCGTGTCCGCCTATGTGGTCGACGGGCTGAAGAAGGAACGCATCAAGCCGATCCTCGACATGGCGATCAGCCGCTTCAACGCCTTCTCGCGCATGGCGCGCGAACTGGAGGAAGCGCGCAGCGAGCTCGAGAACCGCAAGGTCATCGACCGGGCCAAGGGGATCTTGATGAAGTCGCGGGGCCTAAGCGAAGAGGCGGCCTACGCGCTGCTGCGCAAGACCGCGATGAACCAGAACCGCAAGATCTCCGACATCGCCCAGAGCCTGGTGACGGCTGCGGGATTGCTGGGGCCTCTGGAGGGCGAATGA
- a CDS encoding MucR family transcriptional regulator, translating to MTASVVSAYIANNPLPAAELPEFIGKIYASIKLISLGSPDVPPDEIKGVARAKKTVTPEFIICLEDGKRFKSLKRHIETQYGLTPDQYRAKWNLPSNYPMVAPNYSATRSKLAKSMGLGRRIK from the coding sequence CTGACCGCAAGCGTTGTATCCGCCTACATTGCGAACAATCCGCTGCCTGCGGCCGAGCTGCCCGAATTCATCGGCAAGATATACGCCTCGATCAAGCTGATCTCACTTGGGTCGCCCGATGTCCCGCCGGACGAGATAAAGGGCGTGGCCCGGGCAAAAAAAACCGTCACGCCGGAATTCATCATCTGCCTGGAAGACGGCAAGCGCTTCAAATCGCTCAAGCGGCATATCGAGACCCAATACGGCCTTACGCCGGACCAGTATCGAGCGAAGTGGAACCTGCCTTCGAACTACCCGATGGTAGCGCCAAATTATTCGGCAACGCGTTCGAAACTGGCCAAATCCATGGGCCTCGGCCGAAGGATAAAGTAA
- a CDS encoding DUF5666 domain-containing protein, which yields MHWRLTRRSFLMLGAAFPAALPSSIARATDTSSDRGIGGTGWTAGTESDHGIGGTGIVGTIQRFGSIFVNDVRVAYGPDVPVWIDGVAATTGSLKVGHVVRVAVTRDADRIVTREIHVTSEVVGPVERASRGSILVLGQSVDTSRVAGMPTVKKGDIVAVHGIRRPGGKIVASLIETRPSGTPYLVRGLAVVRSGSLLVGRLSLGPRSLQLANRRVELFLAKASGGYRVLRIEAEVPVPRADAANVLYETFLRRQGPRLVSGLGVSIDDQGDDSKSTAVVHAFVAVGFDRAGNIVSASRQANSGMRPQGPSGMPGQPPGSGPPKGPGSPEAPGGASNGEPVGPGGPGGPGGPSGPGGPGAPSGPGGPGAP from the coding sequence ATGCATTGGAGGTTGACGAGGCGGAGTTTTCTGATGCTCGGCGCCGCCTTTCCGGCGGCGTTGCCCAGTTCAATCGCAAGGGCGACGGATACGTCGAGCGACCGGGGTATCGGCGGCACCGGGTGGACGGCGGGAACGGAGAGCGATCACGGCATCGGCGGCACCGGTATAGTGGGAACCATACAGCGCTTCGGCAGCATCTTCGTCAACGATGTGCGCGTCGCCTACGGTCCGGACGTGCCCGTCTGGATAGACGGCGTCGCAGCCACCACAGGCAGCCTCAAGGTGGGACATGTTGTCCGCGTGGCCGTGACACGGGATGCGGATCGCATCGTCACGCGTGAAATCCACGTCACCAGCGAGGTCGTCGGGCCTGTCGAACGCGCAAGTCGCGGTTCTATTCTGGTCCTGGGACAGAGCGTGGACACCAGCCGCGTTGCAGGAATGCCGACGGTCAAGAAGGGGGATATCGTGGCCGTTCACGGCATCCGGCGGCCGGGCGGGAAGATCGTTGCAAGCTTGATAGAGACCAGACCGTCCGGGACGCCTTACCTTGTGCGCGGCCTGGCGGTCGTGAGGTCGGGCTCACTGCTGGTGGGACGACTGAGCCTCGGCCCAAGGTCGCTGCAGCTTGCGAACCGCCGCGTCGAGCTGTTCCTGGCCAAGGCCAGCGGCGGCTATAGGGTGTTGCGCATCGAGGCGGAGGTTCCGGTTCCACGGGCCGATGCCGCGAACGTGCTGTATGAGACCTTCCTGCGGCGCCAGGGGCCTCGGCTGGTATCGGGTCTGGGGGTCTCGATCGACGACCAAGGCGACGATTCGAAATCGACAGCTGTCGTCCACGCGTTCGTTGCCGTCGGGTTCGACCGGGCGGGCAACATCGTATCGGCCTCGCGCCAGGCGAATTCCGGCATGCGGCCGCAAGGCCCGTCCGGCATGCCCGGTCAGCCGCCTGGTTCAGGTCCACCAAAAGGTCCAGGCAGTCCAGAGGCTCCCGGTGGCGCATCCAATGGCGAGCCGGTTGGGCCTGGAGGGCCCGGAGGGCCGGGTGGGCCGAGCGGCCCCGGTGGACCGGGCGCTCCGAGCGGCCCCGGTGGACCGGGCGCTCCCTGA